The following proteins are encoded in a genomic region of Leptospira wolbachii serovar Codice str. CDC:
- a CDS encoding SDR family NAD(P)-dependent oxidoreductase codes for MSGKKVALVTGGTSGLGRSIVLEFANAGYVVGFCGRRKQEGEETLALLEKQGGTGMFVRCDVTQSEAVRNFVESIVSKYGSIDVAVNNAGISGVLKTTADYPLDIFDSVMDVNLKGTFLSMQFELKQFLTQGKGGVIINVSSALGVRGKEKAGPYSMTKHGIIGLTKSAALEYGSSGIRVVALCPGGIQTEMDDVFYANVSNPEEVKKERMKSYALGRMATPEEVAKTCVWLSTDGASFITGAVIPVDGGKTAR; via the coding sequence ATGAGTGGAAAAAAAGTAGCACTAGTAACCGGCGGAACTTCTGGACTCGGAAGATCTATTGTTTTGGAATTTGCAAACGCTGGTTATGTGGTTGGATTTTGCGGCAGACGAAAACAAGAAGGGGAAGAGACTTTGGCTCTTCTTGAAAAACAAGGTGGCACCGGAATGTTTGTTCGTTGTGATGTCACACAATCGGAAGCGGTTCGTAATTTTGTTGAATCAATTGTCAGTAAATATGGTTCTATCGACGTTGCAGTTAACAATGCAGGGATCTCTGGAGTTTTGAAAACAACGGCTGATTATCCATTAGATATTTTTGATTCTGTAATGGATGTAAATTTGAAAGGAACTTTTCTTTCTATGCAATTTGAGCTAAAACAATTTTTAACTCAAGGAAAAGGTGGAGTCATCATCAATGTATCTTCGGCACTCGGTGTTCGAGGAAAAGAAAAAGCAGGTCCTTATTCTATGACAAAACATGGAATCATTGGACTTACCAAGTCAGCCGCATTGGAATATGGATCATCTGGGATTCGTGTGGTGGCTCTCTGTCCGGGTGGGATCCAAACAGAAATGGATGATGTATTTTATGCTAATGTATCAAACCCCGAAGAAGTGAAAAAGGAAAGAATGAAATCCTATGCTTTGGGTAGAATGGCAACTCCAGAAGAAGTTGCGAAAACTTGTGTTTGGCTTTCCACAGATGGAGCTTCTTTTATCACTGGAGCAGTGATACCGGTTGACGGTGGCAAAACTGCAAGATAA
- a CDS encoding AfsA-related hotdog domain-containing protein, producing the protein MMVFEKEELPAVLPLDKRYTRTYYQDDSFVSNIRRALPRMITTVVMEEHVFPKLNKEETDFLLQYYAKRQDTSGNYYQLKTIPYRIRKESAERILEEAGIDETQKDFISTFYHFDTELQQYVLNDKVTESDEIRILQIIKRRDYYVGNVEKSKISAIFEPIEEIPKKDTFFANLYVPADHKFFSPPNLKHISGMQIVEAARQFGIACNHLYGKVPFEGVTFLLLYLNSEFFQYAKMNMPIKLRAKAIETKNSKSGYWNYSKLEITAYQENQEITKIEMAASILPLKVYKRLKSTQEEVYEIDPRFRILDQFKNNISVRENGRNIASTIENISSSGFMVRCSGILPGDLAHSQQLEFFMHFDIVGFVHGTCILLWVKEDDNNEDTFFAGFRFESISELDRANVKEAINRYGRLIEEREIQ; encoded by the coding sequence ATAATGGTTTTTGAAAAAGAAGAACTCCCCGCAGTATTGCCTCTAGACAAACGATACACAAGAACGTATTACCAAGACGACAGTTTTGTTTCAAACATACGAAGAGCACTTCCTCGGATGATAACAACTGTTGTCATGGAAGAACATGTCTTTCCTAAGCTGAACAAAGAAGAAACTGACTTTTTGCTACAATACTATGCAAAAAGGCAAGATACTAGTGGGAATTATTACCAGCTTAAAACAATTCCCTATCGTATTCGTAAAGAATCTGCGGAAAGAATTTTAGAGGAAGCAGGGATTGATGAGACACAGAAAGATTTCATTAGTACCTTCTATCATTTTGATACAGAATTACAGCAGTATGTTTTAAATGATAAAGTCACCGAATCAGATGAGATTCGAATCCTCCAGATCATCAAACGTCGGGACTATTATGTTGGCAATGTAGAGAAGTCAAAGATCTCTGCAATCTTCGAGCCAATTGAGGAGATTCCAAAAAAAGATACTTTTTTTGCGAACCTATATGTTCCCGCAGACCATAAGTTTTTTTCTCCACCCAATCTAAAACATATTTCTGGAATGCAAATTGTGGAGGCAGCTAGGCAATTTGGAATTGCTTGTAACCATTTATATGGAAAAGTCCCGTTTGAAGGTGTCACCTTTTTATTGTTATATTTAAACTCTGAATTTTTTCAATATGCCAAGATGAATATGCCGATTAAATTGCGAGCCAAAGCCATTGAAACCAAAAACAGTAAATCAGGTTATTGGAACTACTCAAAACTCGAAATTACAGCGTATCAGGAAAATCAAGAGATTACGAAAATTGAGATGGCTGCGAGTATCTTGCCTTTAAAAGTGTATAAACGCTTAAAAAGCACGCAGGAAGAAGTGTATGAAATTGATCCAAGGTTTCGCATTTTAGATCAGTTTAAGAACAATATTTCTGTTAGGGAAAATGGCCGGAATATTGCCTCCACCATTGAAAATATCTCGAGTTCAGGGTTTATGGTGCGCTGCTCAGGGATCCTTCCTGGTGATTTGGCCCACAGCCAACAACTCGAATTTTTTATGCATTTTGATATTGTCGGTTTTGTTCATGGAACTTGTATTTTATTATGGGTCAAAGAAGACGATAATAATGAGGACACCTTCTTTGCCGGATTTCGTTTTGAGTCGATTTCCGAACTAGACCGTGCAAATGTAAAGGAAGCAATCAATCGTTACGGACGTTTGATCGAAGAAAGGGAAATCCAATGA
- a CDS encoding ABC transporter substrate-binding protein, whose protein sequence is MKFDSYKRVIFSVAVLAIALAVACGKKETKVSEIGQGEGEVSIVAWPGYIERGETDKGYDWVTEFEKSSGCKVNVKTAATSDEMVALMNEGGFDLVTASGDASLRLVAGGKVQEINTDLVPSWKNVDSRLQNAPWHTVEGKHFGVPYQWGPNVLMYNTKVFKKAPTSWNVVFEEQVLPDGKSNKGRVQAFDGPIYIADAALYLKQAKPELGIQDPYELDEKQYTAVIELLKKQRQLVPKYWHDAMVQVDDFKKEGLVASSTWPFQVNLLVSEKQPVASVVPQEGATGWADSTMLHKDSKHVNCAYKWLEHSLSPKLQGDLASWFGSVPSVPSACKGNALLGDTGCAVNGFNNFEKISFWRTPKEDCSGGRKCIPYKKWAEDYISIIGSK, encoded by the coding sequence ATGAAATTCGATTCATACAAACGAGTGATTTTTTCTGTAGCAGTTCTTGCCATCGCACTTGCGGTTGCCTGCGGCAAAAAAGAAACAAAGGTTTCCGAAATCGGACAAGGCGAGGGAGAAGTTTCCATCGTAGCTTGGCCGGGATACATTGAACGTGGTGAAACAGACAAAGGATATGATTGGGTCACTGAATTTGAAAAAAGTTCTGGCTGTAAAGTAAATGTAAAAACTGCTGCAACATCAGATGAGATGGTAGCACTCATGAATGAAGGTGGGTTTGATCTTGTCACTGCCTCTGGTGATGCCTCCTTACGTTTGGTTGCTGGTGGAAAGGTCCAAGAAATCAATACAGACTTGGTCCCTAGTTGGAAAAATGTAGATTCTCGTTTGCAAAATGCTCCTTGGCATACAGTGGAAGGAAAACATTTCGGAGTACCTTACCAATGGGGTCCGAACGTACTTATGTACAACACTAAGGTTTTTAAAAAAGCTCCTACTAGTTGGAATGTTGTTTTTGAGGAACAAGTTCTACCTGATGGAAAATCAAACAAAGGTCGTGTACAAGCATTCGATGGTCCTATCTATATTGCCGATGCCGCTTTGTATTTAAAACAAGCAAAACCAGAACTGGGAATCCAAGATCCTTATGAATTGGATGAAAAACAATACACTGCTGTCATTGAACTACTAAAAAAACAAAGACAACTCGTTCCAAAGTATTGGCATGATGCGATGGTGCAAGTGGATGACTTCAAAAAAGAAGGACTAGTTGCTTCTTCAACATGGCCATTCCAAGTAAACCTACTTGTGAGCGAAAAACAACCTGTAGCATCTGTTGTTCCACAAGAAGGAGCAACTGGTTGGGCAGACAGTACAATGTTACACAAAGATTCCAAACATGTGAACTGTGCTTATAAATGGTTAGAACATTCACTTTCTCCGAAATTACAAGGTGACCTTGCTTCTTGGTTTGGGTCTGTACCTTCTGTTCCATCTGCTTGTAAAGGGAACGCTCTTCTTGGGGACACTGGTTGTGCCGTAAACGGATTTAATAACTTTGAAAAAATCTCTTTTTGGAGAACTCCGAAAGAAGATTGTTCCGGTGGAAGAAAATGTATACCTTACAAAAAATGGGCTGAAGACTATATTTCCATTATTGGAAGTAAATAG
- a CDS encoding ABC transporter permease, translated as MPSKWNFGTIGLKLATTLGFLFIHIPIFIIIMYAFSTDEKTFQFPLPGFTLKWFGVAWERNDIWEAIILSSQVAFVSTFLAIVLGTLACLAVYRSKFFGREVISFLVILPIALPGIVTGISLRSAMSLFGIPFSTWTIVIAHATFCIVTVYNNVLARLRRSSHSMVEASMDLGANPWQTFRFVILPNIATALLAGGMLSFALSFDEVIVTTFTAGQQSTVPIWMLTEFIRPRQRPVTNVVAVFVILVTTLPILIAYYLTKEDEGGKK; from the coding sequence ATGCCCTCTAAGTGGAATTTTGGAACCATTGGATTAAAACTGGCAACCACTTTAGGTTTTCTTTTTATCCACATACCTATTTTTATCATCATCATGTATGCATTCTCTACTGATGAAAAAACATTTCAATTTCCATTGCCTGGATTCACTCTCAAATGGTTCGGAGTTGCATGGGAGAGAAATGACATTTGGGAAGCTATCATTCTTTCATCTCAGGTAGCATTTGTATCTACATTTCTTGCTATTGTTCTTGGAACCTTAGCTTGTCTTGCAGTATATCGTAGTAAATTTTTTGGAAGGGAAGTGATTTCTTTTCTTGTGATTTTACCCATTGCTTTGCCTGGGATTGTAACTGGTATTTCGCTTAGATCAGCCATGTCACTTTTTGGAATTCCTTTTAGTACGTGGACTATTGTCATTGCACATGCAACTTTTTGCATTGTAACAGTGTATAATAATGTGCTCGCACGGCTTCGTCGGAGCTCTCATTCCATGGTGGAAGCTTCTATGGACCTAGGTGCCAATCCATGGCAAACATTTAGATTTGTCATTTTACCAAATATCGCCACTGCATTGTTAGCTGGTGGAATGTTGTCATTTGCATTATCATTTGATGAAGTGATAGTGACAACATTTACTGCAGGCCAACAATCCACGGTTCCCATTTGGATGTTAACAGAATTCATTCGCCCTAGACAAAGGCCTGTCACTAATGTGGTGGCAGTCTTTGTTATTCTTGTGACAACACTGCCCATACTCATTGCCTATTACTTAACCAAAGAAGATGAGGGTGGGAAAAAATAA
- a CDS encoding NAD-dependent succinate-semialdehyde dehydrogenase: MKYIKDKDLFRQENFIGGVWCPAENKKEIIVQNPANGEVIGNIPHSTEKDTWNAIRSAKEALQDWKTRPAKERAGILRKWFQLMIDNQEDLALIMTQEQGKPLTEARGEIAYAASYIEWFGEEAKRSYGDIIPSHRKDTRILVLKEPIGVVGTITPWNFPAAMLARKVAPALAAGCTVVSKPAELTPYSALAMAVLAERAGLPKGVWNVLVGDPIAIGKAILESKEVRKLSFTGSTKTGIYLMEKSAATLKKLSLELGGNAPFIVFEDADIDEAIKGAMLSKYRNTGQTCVCVNRFLVQASVAEVFSKKLAEKAKELVVANGMEPNAQQGPLINDAALEKVKSHIQDAVSKGAKILTGGKEHTLGGNFFEPTVLYPVNSSMVVTKEETFGPVSCIQTFQTEEEAIHLANDTDFGLASYLYTKDMARTFRVAEQLEYGMVGINEGLISSEQVPFGGVKFSGMGREGSKYGLDDYTVTKYLCLGGIK, encoded by the coding sequence ATGAAATACATCAAAGACAAAGACCTTTTCCGACAAGAAAACTTCATTGGCGGGGTTTGGTGCCCTGCAGAAAATAAAAAAGAAATTATAGTCCAGAACCCTGCAAATGGTGAAGTGATTGGAAACATTCCTCACTCCACAGAAAAAGATACATGGAACGCCATTCGTTCGGCAAAAGAAGCACTTCAGGATTGGAAAACGCGACCGGCAAAAGAAAGAGCAGGGATTTTACGTAAATGGTTCCAACTCATGATAGACAACCAAGAAGATCTTGCCCTTATCATGACCCAAGAACAAGGAAAGCCACTAACAGAAGCTAGGGGAGAGATTGCCTATGCTGCCTCTTACATCGAATGGTTCGGAGAGGAAGCAAAACGTTCTTACGGGGATATCATTCCATCTCATAGAAAAGATACAAGAATTCTTGTTTTAAAAGAACCCATCGGAGTGGTGGGAACTATCACACCTTGGAACTTTCCTGCGGCCATGCTTGCAAGAAAGGTGGCACCCGCCCTTGCCGCAGGTTGTACTGTGGTGTCCAAACCCGCAGAACTGACTCCCTATTCGGCTCTCGCTATGGCAGTACTTGCCGAAAGAGCAGGTCTCCCAAAAGGCGTCTGGAATGTGTTAGTTGGTGACCCCATAGCAATCGGAAAAGCTATTTTGGAAAGTAAAGAAGTTCGAAAATTAAGTTTCACCGGATCTACAAAAACTGGGATTTATCTTATGGAAAAATCAGCAGCCACTTTGAAAAAACTCTCACTCGAATTAGGTGGAAACGCTCCCTTTATTGTTTTTGAAGATGCTGATATTGATGAAGCAATCAAAGGTGCCATGCTTTCCAAATACAGAAACACAGGACAAACTTGTGTTTGTGTGAACCGGTTTCTAGTCCAGGCTTCCGTTGCGGAAGTGTTCTCCAAAAAGTTGGCAGAAAAAGCAAAGGAGCTCGTGGTAGCTAATGGTATGGAACCCAATGCCCAACAAGGCCCACTGATTAATGATGCCGCTTTGGAAAAAGTAAAATCACATATCCAAGATGCAGTCTCCAAAGGAGCAAAAATCCTGACTGGTGGGAAAGAACATACCCTTGGTGGGAATTTTTTTGAACCGACAGTTCTTTATCCTGTAAACTCCTCTATGGTTGTGACAAAGGAAGAAACTTTTGGACCAGTCTCTTGTATCCAAACCTTCCAAACAGAAGAGGAAGCCATCCATTTAGCGAATGATACCGACTTCGGACTCGCCTCCTATTTGTATACAAAGGATATGGCTCGCACTTTTAGAGTCGCCGAACAATTGGAATACGGGATGGTGGGAATTAACGAAGGACTAATCTCTTCAGAACAAGTCCCTTTCGGGGGCGTTAAATTTTCTGGAATGGGACGGGAAGGTTCTAAATACGGACTTGATGATTATACAGTAACCAAATATCTCTGCCTCGGAGGAATCAAATGA
- a CDS encoding ABC transporter ATP-binding protein, giving the protein MDQVYDVEFQNVTRKFDQFIAVDDVSFGIKKGEFFSMLGPSGSGKTTCLRMVAGFQDTTSGRVLLEGVDVTGIPPYKRNVNTVFQDYALFPHMTVAENVGYGLKIKKHSGKEINQRVAEMLSMVRLPDVGNRKPSELSGGQRQRIALARALINRPGVLLLDEPLGALDLKLREEMQLELKAIQKEVGITFIFVTHDQEEALSMSDRIAVFNKGKVEQIATPEELYDRPKTEFVANFVGTSNILSLEETKRLTGQAGKGMIRPERVHVFANAQEDNHSTGYRTFKAILKSQVYSGATSKMHFETPTGSRIIASTQNLKISADHIAVGSEVLVGWKDSDMHLL; this is encoded by the coding sequence ATGGACCAAGTTTACGATGTTGAATTTCAAAATGTAACAAGGAAATTCGACCAATTTATAGCGGTGGATGATGTCTCCTTCGGGATCAAAAAAGGTGAATTCTTTTCGATGTTAGGCCCTTCCGGGTCAGGAAAAACAACTTGTCTCCGTATGGTGGCAGGATTTCAAGACACAACTTCAGGAAGGGTTCTTTTGGAAGGTGTTGATGTCACTGGCATCCCACCTTACAAAAGAAATGTGAATACCGTCTTTCAAGACTATGCTTTATTCCCTCACATGACAGTGGCTGAAAATGTCGGTTATGGGTTAAAAATTAAAAAACATTCGGGCAAGGAAATTAACCAAAGAGTGGCTGAAATGCTTTCTATGGTTCGCCTTCCTGATGTGGGAAACCGCAAACCTTCTGAACTTTCAGGAGGACAAAGGCAAAGGATTGCTCTCGCGAGGGCACTTATCAATCGTCCTGGTGTACTACTTCTCGACGAACCCCTCGGTGCCCTCGATTTAAAACTTAGAGAAGAGATGCAGTTAGAACTCAAAGCCATCCAAAAAGAAGTGGGGATTACTTTTATCTTTGTCACTCATGACCAAGAAGAAGCACTTTCCATGTCAGATCGAATTGCTGTTTTTAACAAAGGTAAGGTGGAGCAAATCGCCACACCAGAGGAATTGTATGACAGACCTAAAACTGAGTTTGTCGCAAATTTTGTAGGAACTTCCAATATCTTATCTTTAGAGGAAACCAAACGTCTAACGGGACAAGCCGGAAAAGGAATGATCCGTCCAGAACGAGTCCATGTCTTTGCCAATGCACAGGAGGACAATCATTCCACAGGGTACAGAACCTTTAAGGCAATTCTCAAAAGCCAAGTGTATTCCGGTGCTACTTCCAAAATGCATTTTGAAACTCCCACTGGGTCTCGCATCATTGCCTCAACTCAAAATCTAAAAATTTCTGCCGATCATATTGCGGTTGGATCGGAAGTGCTTGTTGGTTGGAAAGATTCTGACATGCATTTACTTTAA
- a CDS encoding universal stress protein, translated as MEKLIQKLIIPIDGSPSSAKALEFGLAIAKASNAKCYVVEVVEDFGPLPGYYDAAPAGKDRVKWISEQRFEKIHPILDETSVKWERVVIEGYPAEEICKLAEKEKADLIVIGSRGHGILGRFIMGSVSDRVVHYAPCSVTVVR; from the coding sequence ATGGAAAAATTGATTCAAAAGCTGATCATCCCAATCGATGGTTCACCGAGTTCTGCCAAAGCGCTGGAATTTGGTTTGGCAATTGCAAAAGCAAGTAATGCAAAATGTTATGTCGTGGAAGTGGTCGAGGATTTCGGTCCTTTGCCTGGTTATTATGATGCGGCTCCGGCAGGAAAAGATCGAGTGAAGTGGATCTCTGAGCAACGTTTTGAAAAAATACATCCTATTTTGGATGAAACCTCTGTGAAATGGGAACGTGTTGTAATAGAAGGATATCCTGCGGAAGAAATATGCAAACTTGCCGAAAAAGAAAAAGCAGATTTGATTGTGATCGGAAGCAGAGGGCATGGGATTCTTGGAAGATTTATTATGGGTAGCGTGTCTGATCGTGTTGTACATTATGCACCTTGCTCAGTAACGGTAGTTAGGTGA
- the gabT gene encoding 4-aminobutyrate--2-oxoglutarate transaminase has protein sequence MTGNQKQTNQTLWERRLANVPRGVTTAYPVFAEKAKNAEIWDIEGKRFIDFGGGIGVQNTGHCHPKVVAAIHKQVDQVLHTAFQIMPYESYIVLCEKLNAKAPIDGGAKTILFSSGAEALENAVKIARAATGRPGIISFLGGFHGRTMMALALTGKVVPYKKGFGPFASDVYHIPFPMDYHGVTEDDSIKALNNLFKADIDPSRVAAIVIEPVQGEGGFYIASPSFLKKLRNVCDEHGILLIADEVQSGFARTGKLFAIEHSGIKPDLITTAKSLAAGMPLSAVIGKTSIMDSVEPGGLGGTYAGNPVACAAGIAVMDLIDEEGILEKSAKLGKMLIAELNEIKKFYPHIGEIRGLGGMVAFELVENGDANKPSADLAKKLTTKALEHGLVLLSCGVYGNVIRILVPITAEESIVKEGLSIITKSLKEI, from the coding sequence ATGACGGGCAATCAAAAACAAACCAACCAAACTCTATGGGAAAGAAGACTCGCAAATGTGCCTAGAGGTGTTACGACCGCCTATCCTGTGTTTGCTGAAAAAGCAAAAAATGCAGAAATTTGGGACATTGAAGGAAAGAGGTTTATCGACTTCGGTGGTGGGATTGGAGTTCAAAATACAGGCCATTGCCATCCGAAAGTAGTCGCTGCCATCCACAAACAAGTGGACCAAGTTTTGCACACAGCCTTCCAAATTATGCCTTATGAATCCTATATCGTCCTTTGCGAAAAACTAAACGCCAAGGCACCAATCGATGGTGGAGCGAAAACCATCTTATTTTCTTCCGGGGCAGAGGCCTTAGAAAACGCAGTAAAAATTGCAAGAGCTGCCACGGGAAGGCCAGGAATCATCAGCTTTTTAGGTGGATTCCACGGACGAACCATGATGGCCCTTGCCCTCACAGGAAAAGTAGTTCCTTACAAAAAAGGATTTGGTCCCTTCGCAAGCGATGTCTACCACATCCCATTTCCAATGGACTACCATGGTGTCACTGAAGACGACTCCATTAAAGCCTTAAACAATTTATTTAAAGCAGACATCGATCCGTCTCGAGTAGCTGCAATTGTCATCGAACCCGTGCAAGGTGAAGGTGGATTTTACATTGCTTCTCCGAGTTTCCTAAAAAAACTAAGGAACGTTTGTGATGAACATGGAATCCTTCTGATTGCCGATGAAGTGCAGTCCGGTTTTGCAAGAACAGGAAAACTTTTTGCCATTGAACATTCTGGAATCAAACCAGACCTCATCACCACAGCCAAATCACTCGCAGCCGGGATGCCACTTTCGGCGGTGATTGGAAAAACTTCCATTATGGATTCTGTAGAACCAGGGGGACTTGGGGGAACTTATGCAGGAAACCCAGTCGCTTGTGCTGCCGGGATTGCGGTGATGGATCTTATCGATGAAGAAGGAATTTTAGAGAAGTCAGCCAAACTCGGTAAAATGTTAATCGCCGAACTAAACGAAATCAAAAAATTCTACCCTCATATTGGCGAGATACGCGGGTTAGGTGGAATGGTTGCTTTCGAACTTGTAGAAAATGGGGACGCAAACAAACCATCTGCCGATTTAGCAAAAAAACTCACAACAAAAGCATTGGAACATGGGCTTGTCCTTCTCTCTTGTGGAGTGTATGGAAACGTAATTAGAATTCTTGTCCCTATCACTGCCGAAGAGTCTATCGTCAAAGAAGGACTATCTATCATAACAAAATCATTAAAGGAAATCTAA
- a CDS encoding ABC transporter permease — translation MTNTLDKFFTFLFYRKGLAIFLLLSPLLIWLGVVYLGSLFTLLIQSFFSIDSFSGVIKREFTLESYYDLFRQSTNWDIIIRTTTMAFTVTVVSAIIAFPIAYYMAMYAGPKLKPVLYLGVMLPLWSSYLVKVYSWKLIMVKEGILTWCLEELGLMHLLDVILSLPVIGGTSLSFSYIGMFLVFVYIWLPYMILPIQASLERIPKSLLEASSDLGGGPAQTFRKVVLPLAFPGVVAGSIFTFSLTLGDYIIPTIIGNSSYFIGMAVYTHQGTAGNIPLAAAFSMIPIIIMMVYLMIAKRLGAFDAL, via the coding sequence ATGACAAACACTCTTGATAAGTTCTTTACATTTCTATTTTACCGCAAGGGTCTTGCAATTTTTTTGTTACTCTCACCACTCCTCATTTGGCTTGGTGTTGTTTATTTAGGATCACTCTTTACACTTCTCATCCAAAGTTTTTTCTCCATTGATTCTTTTTCTGGAGTCATCAAACGAGAGTTTACATTAGAATCCTATTATGATCTATTTCGCCAGAGTACCAATTGGGATATCATCATTCGTACAACAACCATGGCATTTACTGTCACCGTTGTCAGTGCCATCATTGCCTTCCCGATCGCTTACTACATGGCGATGTATGCAGGCCCCAAATTAAAACCTGTTCTTTATCTTGGAGTGATGTTGCCACTTTGGTCGAGTTATCTTGTGAAAGTATATTCTTGGAAACTGATCATGGTAAAAGAAGGAATCCTCACTTGGTGTTTAGAAGAACTTGGGCTCATGCATCTTTTGGATGTGATCCTTTCTCTACCTGTGATTGGCGGAACTTCTTTGTCCTTCTCTTATATTGGGATGTTTTTGGTTTTTGTTTATATTTGGCTTCCTTATATGATCCTTCCCATCCAAGCCTCTTTGGAACGAATTCCTAAATCTTTACTCGAAGCCTCTTCCGACTTAGGTGGAGGACCGGCTCAAACCTTTCGCAAAGTTGTCTTGCCATTGGCATTCCCGGGAGTGGTGGCAGGATCTATTTTCACTTTCTCACTTACGTTAGGTGATTATATCATCCCGACCATTATTGGAAATTCTAGTTATTTTATTGGAATGGCGGTTTACACTCATCAAGGAACGGCAGGAAACATCCCTTTGGCGGCAGCTTTTTCCATGATCCCAATTATTATCATGATGGTTTATCTTATGATTGCCAAACGATTAGGAGCTTTTGATGCCCTCTAA
- a CDS encoding gamma-aminobutyraldehyde dehydrogenase: MKEFKLWIDGKWTNTNGGNLMDIEDPATGKKIAKVIDASKADVDKAAKAAHKAFYDGRWSGITPAERSKALWKLADLLEEKTKEFAKAESLNAGKPYKNLSLAGDIPFAVDNIRFFATAARDVHGSRANEYQPGYTSILRREPVGVVGQIAPWNYPLLMAVWKFGPALAAGCTIILKPAPGTPITSLMLAELTKKAGIPDGVINIITGGNATGQAIVDHPLVRMVSLTGSTGTGKNIMKSASDSLKRVHLELGGKAPLLVFDDVDINLFAAKATFGATCNSGQDCTAATRIIVPKVLQKKITDAVVDAMKAVNVGDPFNDKTEMGPLISAIHRERVLGFMDRAKKQGAKILTGAVIPKGLDKGYFFAPTVITDVKQNFDVVQNEIFGPVLTIQSYEKEEEGIKLANDVNYGLASSIWTKDIARAMRVAKQFEFGTVWINDHLPLASETPHGGFKQSGFGKDLSIESVGDYLITKHVMVGGV, from the coding sequence ATGAAAGAATTCAAACTTTGGATTGATGGGAAGTGGACCAACACTAACGGCGGGAACCTCATGGACATTGAAGATCCCGCCACAGGCAAAAAAATTGCCAAAGTCATAGACGCAAGTAAAGCCGATGTAGACAAAGCAGCGAAGGCAGCACACAAAGCTTTTTATGATGGAAGGTGGTCTGGGATCACCCCCGCAGAACGTTCCAAAGCCCTTTGGAAACTGGCAGATCTATTGGAAGAAAAAACCAAAGAATTTGCAAAAGCAGAATCTCTCAATGCCGGAAAACCTTATAAAAACTTGAGTCTTGCAGGGGACATACCTTTTGCCGTAGATAACATTCGTTTTTTTGCCACGGCAGCTCGGGATGTGCACGGAAGCCGTGCGAACGAATACCAACCAGGATACACCTCTATCCTTCGAAGGGAACCAGTCGGCGTTGTCGGTCAAATTGCTCCTTGGAACTATCCCCTCCTAATGGCTGTTTGGAAATTTGGACCAGCACTCGCTGCTGGTTGCACCATCATCTTAAAACCGGCACCGGGAACGCCAATCACCTCACTTATGTTAGCAGAACTAACAAAAAAAGCAGGGATTCCCGATGGTGTGATCAATATTATAACTGGTGGCAATGCCACAGGCCAAGCCATTGTAGACCACCCACTCGTTCGTATGGTTTCTCTTACGGGTTCTACGGGAACGGGAAAGAACATTATGAAGTCGGCCTCTGACTCTCTGAAACGAGTGCATCTGGAACTCGGCGGAAAGGCACCCCTCCTTGTCTTCGATGATGTGGACATCAATCTTTTTGCCGCAAAAGCTACGTTTGGTGCCACTTGCAATTCAGGACAAGATTGTACGGCCGCTACAAGAATCATAGTCCCAAAGGTTTTACAGAAAAAAATCACTGATGCCGTTGTAGATGCGATGAAAGCCGTGAATGTGGGAGATCCCTTCAATGACAAAACAGAAATGGGGCCACTCATCTCTGCCATCCATCGCGAACGTGTTCTCGGTTTTATGGATCGTGCCAAAAAACAAGGGGCCAAAATCCTCACCGGTGCCGTGATTCCGAAAGGCCTGGACAAAGGATATTTCTTTGCACCTACTGTCATCACCGATGTAAAACAAAACTTCGATGTAGTACAAAACGAAATTTTTGGACCGGTTCTCACCATCCAATCCTATGAAAAAGAAGAAGAAGGAATCAAACTCGCAAACGATGTGAATTACGGCCTAGCTTCTTCGATTTGGACAAAGGATATAGCGCGCGCTATGCGAGTCGCTAAACAATTTGAGTTTGGAACGGTTTGGATCAATGACCACTTACCATTGGCTTCAGAAACACCACATGGTGGATTCAAACAATCGGGATTTGGAAAGGATCTCTCCATCGAATCCGTGGGTGACTATTTAATCACCAAACATGTAATGGTGGGAGGGGTTTAA